One window of the Diospyros lotus cultivar Yz01 chromosome 12, ASM1463336v1, whole genome shotgun sequence genome contains the following:
- the LOC127814018 gene encoding F-box/LRR-repeat protein 4-like, which yields MLMECFGDDILALILKRIDDRKDRESFSLVCKQWFRVERLNRVSLRVLEPDLLRGFLPRLPNLVSFQSTKEITNSDMEFVARTCPKIQVLNLNFKERRCSLDEFDEKRCLKDVDDSGLCAFATGCGELVRVFLRRRRQIGDLGIASLVGLARNLEYLDLGRCIGVTDESLQAIGSANSLRVLNLEGCFLITDRGLASLASGCLSKTLKKLVIAECDRITDDGLLHLENLCCLEELNLGDCGPKVTDIGGMAIATIQTLRRLNFSWLINISDHTIIVLAQTCYNLEALDLTGCESTTGDGIRVFAGHRRLEELVLTGCEDISGEVMEELVLGCPNLKYIVLDRRLRKWVPETIRRQRFCCLNWV from the coding sequence ATGCTCATGGAATGCTTCGGCGATGATATATTAGCTTTGATTCTCAAGCGAATTGATGATCGGAAAGACAGAGAATCGTTCTCTCTGGTATGCAAGCAATGGTTTAGAGTTGAGCGTTTGAATCGAGTTTCTTTGCGCGTTCTTGAGCCCGATCTTCTCCGTGGTTTCTTGCCCAGATTACCAAATCTGGTTTCTTTCCAATCAACAAAAGAAATCACCAACTCCGACATGGAATTCGTGGccagaacatgccctaaaatcCAGGTCCTTAACCTTAATTTCAAGGAACGGCGTTGTAGTTTGGACGAGTTTGATGAGAAGCGCTGTTTGAAGGATGTTGATGATTCTGGTTTGTGCGCTTTCGCGACTGGTTGCGGAGAGTTAGTTAGGGTTTTCTTGAGAAGGCGACGCCAAATTGGGGATTTGGGGATTGCTTCGTTGGTTGGATTGGCTCGAAATTTGGAGTATCTGGATTTGGGAAGGTGCATTGGGGTTACAGATGAGTCGCTTCAAGCAATTGGGTCGGCCAATTCTTTGCGAGTCCTGAACTTGGAAGGCTGTTTCCTGATTACAGACAGGGGTTTAGCTTCGTTGGCAAGTGGGTGCTTGTCCAAAACTCTGAAGAAGCTGGTGATTGCTGAATGTGATCGAATTACAGACGATGGGCTGTTGCATTTGGAGAACTTGTGTTGCTTGGAGGAGCTGAATTTGGGGGATTGCGGGCCAAAAGTGACTGACATTGGGGGCATGGCCATTGCTACAATTCAAACGCTGAGAAGATTGAACTTCTCATGGCTGATAAACATATCAGATCATACAATTATTGTTCTTGCTCAGACTTGCTACAATTTGGAGGCTCTTGATCTGACCGGGTGCGAGTCGACTACCGGCGATGGCATCCGTGTCTTTGCCGGTCACCGACGTCTGGAGGAGCTTGTGTTGACTGGTTGTGAAGACATTTCAGGGGAAGTTATGGAAGAATTGGTGCTGGGATGCCCCAACTTGAAGTATATTGTCCTAGATAGAAGGCTCAGAAAATGGGTACCTGAGACAATACGAAGGCAACGGTTTTGTTGTTTGAATTGGGTATGA